A genomic window from Algoriphagus sp. Y33 includes:
- a CDS encoding fructose bisphosphate aldolase: MEKFEKQIRRVAEGKGFIAALDQSGGSTPQALLGYGIQEEDYSGEEVMYRLMHEMRVRVMTDPAFSGEKILGVILFEKTMNGFVGDIPVPEFLWQKNIVPFLKIDKGLQQIEKGVKLMKEIPNLSVRLNEAKGKGIFGTKMRSVIYANDESGIIEIVKQQFEVGKVILEHGLIPILEPEVDIQSDEKRVIESLLREAILAELDKLSNDQKILLKLTIPTEANFYSELIQHKNVMRVFALSGGYDLDRAARTLAENRGMIASFSRALLEDLKVDQTSAQFSKVLSAAIDEIYQASIT; this comes from the coding sequence ATGGAAAAATTTGAAAAACAAATCAGGCGGGTAGCCGAAGGTAAGGGATTCATCGCAGCCTTGGATCAAAGTGGAGGTAGCACTCCCCAAGCACTTTTAGGCTATGGCATTCAGGAGGAAGATTATTCCGGAGAAGAAGTGATGTACCGCCTGATGCATGAAATGAGGGTGCGGGTTATGACCGATCCCGCCTTTAGCGGAGAGAAAATATTGGGAGTCATACTATTTGAAAAAACAATGAATGGTTTTGTGGGGGATATTCCTGTACCTGAATTTCTTTGGCAGAAAAACATCGTGCCTTTTCTGAAAATCGATAAAGGATTGCAACAAATAGAAAAAGGTGTCAAACTGATGAAGGAGATCCCAAATCTCTCCGTGAGGCTAAACGAAGCAAAAGGCAAAGGGATTTTTGGCACAAAAATGCGCTCAGTAATCTATGCGAACGACGAATCAGGCATCATCGAGATCGTAAAACAGCAGTTTGAAGTAGGAAAGGTTATTCTGGAACATGGACTGATTCCAATTCTGGAGCCGGAAGTGGACATTCAGTCTGACGAGAAGAGGGTCATTGAATCCTTGCTGAGGGAGGCAATTTTGGCTGAACTGGATAAGCTTTCCAACGATCAAAAGATTCTTCTCAAACTAACTATTCCCACAGAAGCAAATTTCTATTCTGAACTCATCCAGCATAAAAATGTAATGAGAGTATTTGCCTTATCGGGGGGGTATGATCTGGACAGGGCAGCTAGAACACTTGCCGAGAACCGGGGCATGATAGCCAGTTTTTCACGTGCACTGCTGGAAGATCTCAAAGTGGACCAAACTTCAGCCCAATTTTCCAAGGTGCTTTCCGCGGCTATTGATGAAATTTATCAAGCCTCCATTACCTAA
- a CDS encoding carboxymuconolactone decarboxylase family protein: protein MEVLNINQSVAELLEVVGLTEEFTNESLRNLGDADSRYVKDLKLNFKTVLKGEKLNQKEVALMGLALAANAANNPLQKFFRKLAEDNEATIAEIGEAVACASLLSSNNVLYRFRHFVEKEKYGQIPARLRMNIMMNPVLGKEFFELISTAVSAVNGCQMCVASHENHLIELGTSEERIFESIRMASVITSLVKVIY, encoded by the coding sequence ATGGAAGTATTAAATATTAATCAATCAGTCGCCGAACTTTTGGAAGTAGTCGGGCTGACTGAAGAATTTACCAATGAATCTTTAAGAAATCTGGGTGATGCTGATTCCAGATATGTGAAAGATTTGAAACTCAATTTCAAGACTGTCCTCAAAGGCGAAAAGCTGAACCAAAAGGAAGTTGCCTTGATGGGATTGGCGCTTGCGGCAAATGCAGCCAATAATCCACTTCAGAAATTTTTCAGAAAGCTGGCTGAGGATAATGAAGCTACTATAGCCGAGATCGGGGAAGCTGTAGCTTGTGCTTCCTTGCTCAGCAGCAATAATGTATTGTATAGATTCCGCCACTTCGTGGAAAAGGAAAAGTACGGACAGATCCCTGCCAGACTTCGCATGAACATCATGATGAATCCTGTGCTGGGTAAAGAATTCTTCGAATTGATTTCTACGGCAGTTTCAGCTGTAAACGGCTGTCAAATGTGCGTGGCTTCACACGAAAATCACCTGATCGAATTGGGCACAAGCGAAGAAAGAATCTTTGAATCCATCCGTATGGCTTCTGTCATTACGAGTTTGGTGAAAGTAATCTATTAA
- a CDS encoding glycoside hydrolase family 28 protein yields MKNSLLLILLLCGFTFTSLSQDNSKDLWPDGTEISPWFHDYSKVKLEDLGKPYILTDFGVKNDSSILQTEKIQAVIDLAAETGGVVIVPKGTFLSGALFFKPNTHLHMAEDAVLRGSDEIANYPLIPSRMEGQTLDYYAALINAYGVDGFTISGGGTIDGNGLKFWEAFWQRRKEDPNCTNLEVSRPRLVFIWKSNDVQVQDVKLINAGFWSSHYYQCKNVKLLDLRITSPHEPVKAPSTDAIDLDVVSNVLIKGCYLSVNDDAIALKGGKGPWADEDPTNGENTNIIIEDSEFGFCHSALTNGSESIHNKNVIMRNIKVQDAVRLLWLKMRPDTPQHYEYITVENIQGQARSFIYVKPWTQFFDLKGKTEVPLSYSDHITMKNIELDCEVFFDVAITEHDRLADFKFENLTISTKNPAFDTSIVDGFQVKNVVVNGKKLK; encoded by the coding sequence ATGAAAAACTCATTATTACTGATTCTATTGCTGTGTGGATTTACATTTACCTCCCTTTCCCAAGACAACTCCAAAGACCTTTGGCCTGACGGAACTGAAATTTCGCCTTGGTTTCATGATTATTCAAAAGTGAAACTTGAAGATCTTGGCAAGCCCTATATACTCACGGATTTTGGAGTGAAGAATGACAGTAGCATTTTACAAACTGAGAAAATTCAGGCGGTGATCGATCTTGCTGCAGAAACAGGCGGAGTAGTGATTGTTCCGAAAGGGACTTTTTTGAGTGGAGCCTTATTTTTCAAACCGAACACCCATCTTCATATGGCTGAAGACGCAGTTTTAAGAGGTTCTGATGAGATAGCCAATTACCCTCTGATTCCTTCCCGTATGGAAGGACAAACCCTGGATTACTATGCCGCTTTGATAAATGCCTATGGGGTTGATGGCTTTACGATTTCCGGAGGTGGGACGATCGATGGAAACGGGCTTAAGTTTTGGGAGGCATTTTGGCAGAGAAGAAAGGAAGATCCAAATTGTACAAACCTTGAAGTTTCCCGACCGCGTCTGGTATTTATTTGGAAAAGCAATGATGTGCAAGTACAGGATGTGAAACTGATCAACGCAGGTTTCTGGAGCAGTCATTATTACCAGTGCAAGAATGTCAAACTTCTGGATCTGAGGATTACTTCTCCGCACGAACCTGTGAAAGCTCCAAGTACTGATGCGATTGATCTGGATGTGGTATCCAATGTACTGATCAAAGGTTGCTATCTCTCGGTTAATGACGATGCGATAGCACTAAAAGGGGGAAAAGGGCCTTGGGCGGATGAAGATCCAACTAATGGAGAAAACACCAATATCATCATCGAAGACAGTGAATTTGGTTTTTGCCACTCGGCTCTAACCAATGGCAGTGAATCCATCCACAACAAAAATGTGATCATGAGGAATATCAAAGTGCAGGATGCCGTCAGATTGCTCTGGCTGAAGATGAGGCCAGACACTCCTCAGCATTACGAGTACATCACCGTGGAAAACATTCAAGGACAGGCACGTAGTTTTATTTATGTAAAGCCTTGGACTCAGTTTTTTGACTTGAAAGGAAAAACTGAAGTTCCACTCTCCTACTCGGATCATATCACGATGAAAAACATTGAGTTGGACTGTGAAGTCTTTTTTGATGTAGCCATCACGGAGCATGACCGATTGGCAGATTTCAAATTTGAAAACTTGACTATCAGCACCAAAAACCCTGCGTTTGACACTTCTATCGTCGATGGATTTCAGGTGAAAAATGTGGTGGTTAACGGCAAAAAATTAAAGTAG
- the zwf gene encoding glucose-6-phosphate dehydrogenase, protein MLIIFGASGDLTARKLVPALYNLYKGKHLPENFVVLGASRSALTDEEFRLKVVQESEFLKDKIGKEDKKFISNFSDKMFYEDLGDNYDSKYDGLAKRIHKLNEAMSCEENYIFYLSTPPNLYEPIAKNLCEAGLTKEEKGWKRIIVEKPFGYSLATAKELNEGLHKYFNEPQVYRIDHYLGKETVQNLLVTRFSNSIFEPTWNRRYIHHVEITNAETVGVEKRGGYYDKSGALRDMFQSHLLQVVSLIVMEPPINSSAEEIRDEKVKALKSLRIMKDNEELAKHTMKGQYVASTINGKKVKGYREEEGVDPDSKTETYAAVKFFVDNWRWKDVPFYVRTAKYMPTKVTEVVIHFKSPAHEVFKSQDVYKKDNKLIIRIQPDEGILIKFGVKVPGLGFNVEQANLDFYYSDLDSAEIMEAYERLLLDAMQGDATLYARADEVEAAWKFVDPILKYWENEDVPTYGYAAGTWGPRNSDEMFDGHFGWRNPGNRLTDETGFCIL, encoded by the coding sequence ATGCTAATAATTTTCGGTGCATCAGGTGATTTAACTGCACGTAAACTGGTTCCTGCACTCTACAACTTGTACAAAGGCAAGCATCTTCCCGAAAATTTTGTGGTTTTGGGAGCTAGTCGAAGCGCATTGACGGATGAGGAATTTCGTCTGAAGGTGGTTCAGGAGAGCGAATTTTTGAAGGACAAAATTGGCAAAGAGGATAAGAAATTTATCTCCAATTTTTCCGACAAAATGTTTTATGAGGACTTAGGAGACAACTACGACAGCAAATACGATGGGCTGGCGAAGAGAATCCACAAGTTAAATGAAGCGATGAGCTGTGAAGAAAATTACATTTTCTACCTGTCCACTCCTCCAAACCTATATGAGCCTATCGCCAAAAATCTGTGTGAAGCAGGACTTACAAAAGAAGAAAAGGGCTGGAAACGAATCATTGTGGAAAAGCCTTTTGGATACAGTCTAGCTACTGCCAAAGAGCTGAATGAAGGGTTGCACAAGTATTTCAACGAACCTCAGGTTTATAGAATCGATCACTACCTGGGTAAAGAAACAGTCCAAAATTTACTTGTAACACGTTTTTCCAATTCGATTTTCGAACCAACCTGGAATCGTCGATACATCCATCATGTGGAAATCACCAATGCCGAGACAGTAGGCGTGGAAAAGCGAGGCGGTTATTATGATAAATCGGGTGCGCTTCGGGATATGTTCCAAAGCCATCTGCTTCAGGTAGTATCCCTTATTGTGATGGAACCGCCGATTAATTCCAGCGCGGAAGAAATTCGTGATGAAAAAGTCAAAGCTTTAAAATCACTTCGAATCATGAAGGACAATGAAGAGTTGGCAAAACACACCATGAAAGGTCAATACGTAGCGTCCACCATAAACGGCAAAAAAGTAAAGGGATATCGGGAGGAAGAAGGTGTAGATCCGGATTCTAAAACCGAGACCTATGCAGCAGTGAAATTTTTCGTGGACAACTGGCGATGGAAGGACGTGCCTTTCTACGTCCGTACAGCCAAATACATGCCTACCAAAGTAACTGAAGTGGTGATTCACTTTAAGTCCCCGGCGCATGAGGTTTTCAAAAGTCAGGATGTGTATAAAAAGGACAACAAACTAATTATCCGTATCCAACCGGACGAAGGCATCTTGATCAAATTCGGCGTGAAGGTCCCAGGCTTAGGATTTAATGTAGAGCAGGCGAATTTAGACTTCTACTATTCCGATCTAGACTCCGCGGAGATTATGGAAGCCTACGAAAGGTTACTATTGGATGCGATGCAGGGCGATGCTACACTTTATGCAAGAGCTGATGAAGTGGAAGCCGCATGGAAGTTTGTGGATCCCATCTTGAAATATTGGGAAAATGAGGATGTTCCGACTTATGGTTATGCTGCAGGAACGTGGGGGCCAAGAAATTCAGACGAGATGTTTGATGGGCATTTTGGTTGGAGAAATCCCGGAAATCGCCTGACGGACGAAACAGGATTCTGCATTCTATAA
- the gndA gene encoding NADP-dependent phosphogluconate dehydrogenase gives MEYTNYDFGLVGLGVMGRNFILNVADNNFKAFGYDLDQDKVDALKEEGGDLEKVSASTDIETFVKSLASPRKIMLLVPAGKIVDQAIESLLPLLDKGDIIIDGGNSFFTDTDRREAYLKEKGIHFFGSGVSGGAEGARKGPSIMPGGDKEAYAYVKPIFEAVSAKYNGEPCVAYLGPKSAGNYVKMVHNGIEYAMMQLTSEIYDLLEKSCDLSNDELHQIYDSWNKGRLQSFLVEITAEIFTQKDELTSADLVDMILDKAKQKGTGKWTSQNAMDLGIPVPTIDMAVSMREISALKDERVQADELYDRPEVASIAKEELIAQAEQALYFSFIIAYAQGLHQLMYASKDYGYELDMATIAKIWRAGCIIRAGLLADIAEAYTADNSIPNLLLSPSFVPKVQGTLPAVREVVAFAAKSGIPVPGLSSALSYFDAYTSSKLPLNLIQAQRDHFGSHTYERTDREGIFHTEWGKE, from the coding sequence ATGGAGTACACGAATTATGATTTTGGTTTAGTAGGCCTTGGAGTAATGGGGCGAAATTTTATTTTGAATGTTGCCGACAATAATTTCAAGGCTTTCGGCTATGATCTTGATCAGGATAAAGTTGATGCACTGAAAGAAGAGGGCGGTGATCTGGAGAAGGTGAGCGCTTCTACAGATATCGAAACTTTTGTGAAGTCTCTGGCTTCTCCAAGAAAAATCATGCTGCTCGTACCCGCAGGGAAAATTGTTGATCAGGCGATTGAGAGTCTTTTACCACTGCTAGACAAAGGTGATATCATCATTGATGGAGGAAATTCGTTTTTTACGGACACGGATAGACGGGAAGCTTATTTGAAAGAAAAAGGCATCCACTTCTTTGGTTCCGGTGTATCAGGCGGAGCAGAAGGCGCAAGAAAAGGCCCGAGCATCATGCCGGGTGGAGATAAAGAGGCTTATGCTTATGTGAAGCCAATTTTTGAAGCAGTTTCTGCTAAATACAATGGAGAGCCTTGCGTCGCTTATTTGGGGCCAAAATCGGCTGGAAACTATGTGAAGATGGTGCATAACGGCATAGAATACGCAATGATGCAGCTGACTTCAGAGATTTATGATTTGCTGGAAAAATCCTGTGACTTGTCAAACGATGAACTTCATCAGATTTATGATTCTTGGAACAAAGGGCGTCTACAATCTTTTCTGGTGGAAATCACTGCCGAAATTTTTACCCAAAAAGACGAATTGACTTCAGCCGATCTGGTGGATATGATCTTGGACAAAGCCAAGCAAAAAGGAACGGGAAAATGGACATCCCAGAATGCGATGGATTTGGGAATTCCTGTTCCTACCATAGATATGGCGGTAAGTATGCGGGAAATTTCTGCGCTGAAAGATGAGCGGGTTCAGGCCGACGAATTATACGATAGACCGGAAGTAGCTTCTATAGCAAAAGAGGAGTTGATCGCTCAGGCAGAGCAAGCTTTGTATTTCTCGTTTATTATTGCCTATGCCCAAGGGTTGCACCAGTTGATGTATGCTTCCAAAGATTATGGCTACGAACTTGATATGGCTACTATCGCAAAAATCTGGAGAGCCGGATGTATCATCCGTGCGGGATTGTTGGCAGATATTGCCGAGGCTTATACAGCGGATAATTCTATTCCGAATTTGCTGCTTTCTCCTTCATTTGTTCCTAAGGTTCAAGGAACATTGCCTGCCGTTCGTGAGGTAGTGGCTTTTGCTGCAAAAAGTGGAATTCCCGTCCCTGGCTTATCTAGTGCTTTGAGTTACTTTGATGCGTACACTTCAAGTAAACTTCCTCTTAACCTGATCCAGGCACAGCGGGATCACTTCGGTTCACATACCTACGAGCGAACTGATAGGGAAGGGATTTTTCATACGGAATGGGGGAAAGAATAG
- a CDS encoding outer membrane insertion C- signal, protein MKNKLLGLVLFLAIASISQANAQELGIRFGNFYGNNVAVDGVFALGQFSRVHADVSFGGGGVGIDALWNPIYRPVGASEFNYYLGFGPSMFIGDPFSLGVAGEIGIEYPFRSVPIVIGADWRPNFRLIENTNFFADQFGLNIRWRFGK, encoded by the coding sequence ATGAAAAATAAACTCTTAGGACTAGTACTCTTTTTAGCAATAGCAAGTATCTCCCAAGCAAACGCGCAAGAATTGGGTATTCGTTTTGGGAATTTCTATGGCAACAACGTAGCCGTAGATGGAGTGTTTGCTCTTGGTCAATTCAGCAGAGTTCATGCTGATGTAAGTTTTGGAGGGGGAGGAGTAGGTATCGATGCGCTTTGGAACCCTATCTATCGACCTGTAGGTGCCAGTGAATTCAATTATTATCTGGGATTTGGCCCTTCAATGTTTATAGGTGACCCTTTTTCTTTAGGTGTGGCTGGAGAAATAGGCATTGAATATCCTTTTCGTAGTGTGCCTATCGTAATTGGTGCCGACTGGCGTCCTAATTTCCGTCTGATAGAAAACACCAATTTCTTCGCAGATCAATTTGGTCTTAATATCCGGTGGAGATTTGGAAAATAA
- a CDS encoding peroxiredoxin encodes MNSRMLGLGAEFPAFEKTAVVSREKGQEFKTISNDIHTADGKWMVMFWWPKDFTFVCPTEIAEFNKNAGEFADRDAVLVGASTDSEFVHLAWRNNHEDLRDLKFPMLADTSKSLAEELGILEANEKIAYRATFIIDPQGIVRWVSAYDLSVGRNVEEVLRVLDALQTDELCPCNWEKGEATLNLN; translated from the coding sequence ATGAACAGCAGAATGCTTGGCTTGGGTGCAGAATTCCCGGCTTTCGAAAAAACAGCAGTAGTATCCAGAGAAAAAGGACAAGAATTCAAGACAATCAGCAACGATATCCATACTGCCGATGGCAAATGGATGGTAATGTTCTGGTGGCCAAAGGATTTTACTTTTGTATGCCCGACGGAGATCGCTGAATTCAACAAAAACGCAGGTGAATTTGCAGACAGAGATGCAGTTTTGGTAGGAGCTTCTACCGATTCAGAATTTGTTCACTTAGCTTGGAGAAACAACCACGAAGATCTTCGTGACCTCAAATTCCCTATGCTTGCTGATACTTCTAAGTCTCTAGCTGAAGAACTTGGTATTCTCGAAGCAAATGAGAAAATCGCTTACAGAGCTACCTTCATCATCGATCCTCAGGGAATCGTTCGTTGGGTATCCGCTTACGATCTTTCTGTAGGAAGAAATGTAGAGGAAGTATTGAGAGTGCTTGATGCGCTTCAGACTGACGAGCTTTGCCCTTGCAACTGGGAAAAAGGAGAAGCAACCTTGAACTTGAACTAA
- the pgl gene encoding 6-phosphogluconolactonase: MTLKIYDTKEQVAKEFSEYFKKLAETDRTIHVALSGGSTPKIIFDYLAAHFGNEINWSRIKFYWGDERCVAPTDAESNYKMTADHLLSKIDIPSFNIFRVLGENDPAGEAERYSQILDTELPKINDIPQFDLVMLGMGDDGHTVSIFPDSISLWDAKENCVVATHPDSGQKRVTITGKIVNNAKSIAFLVTGSGKAEKVQEIIKKEKDFASYPANLVQPLHGELIWFMDHDAAKGIA; this comes from the coding sequence ATGACACTAAAGATATACGACACCAAAGAGCAGGTTGCCAAAGAGTTTTCCGAATACTTCAAAAAGCTGGCAGAAACTGATCGCACAATCCACGTAGCACTTTCAGGTGGAAGTACGCCAAAGATTATTTTCGATTATTTGGCCGCTCATTTCGGAAATGAAATAAACTGGTCAAGAATCAAATTCTACTGGGGTGATGAACGCTGTGTGGCTCCTACGGATGCTGAAAGCAACTACAAGATGACCGCGGATCATTTGCTCTCGAAGATTGACATACCTTCGTTCAACATCTTTCGGGTTTTGGGAGAGAATGATCCAGCCGGAGAAGCTGAACGCTACAGCCAAATATTGGATACAGAACTCCCAAAAATTAATGACATTCCTCAGTTTGATCTCGTAATGCTCGGAATGGGCGATGATGGTCATACAGTATCTATTTTTCCTGATTCTATTTCACTTTGGGATGCCAAAGAAAATTGTGTGGTAGCAACTCATCCGGATTCCGGTCAGAAGCGTGTAACAATCACCGGAAAAATTGTCAATAATGCCAAGTCCATTGCCTTCTTGGTAACCGGATCCGGAAAAGCCGAAAAAGTGCAGGAAATCATCAAGAAAGAAAAAGATTTTGCATCATATCCTGCGAATCTGGTTCAGCCACTTCACGGTGAATTGATCTGGTTTATGGATCATGATGCTGCCAAAGGGATTGCATAG
- a CDS encoding DUF1905 domain-containing protein: MQLVVEGEFLLERFQGKGGWTFVKFPKEIMPSSKAFGMMKVYGQVDGFSIDGKHLMPMGNGFVFLPIAKPIRTKIGKEEGDIVLIRLFQEEIPDKIPQELIDCLKDDPGKLKLFEMLSTPDQKNWVNYIYSVDDIDARSTRIIKLLNSLGS, from the coding sequence ATGCAACTTGTAGTAGAAGGTGAATTTTTGTTAGAGCGATTTCAGGGAAAAGGTGGCTGGACCTTCGTTAAATTCCCCAAGGAAATCATGCCATCATCCAAAGCCTTTGGAATGATGAAGGTCTATGGCCAAGTGGATGGTTTCTCTATTGACGGAAAGCACCTAATGCCTATGGGAAATGGTTTTGTTTTTCTACCTATAGCTAAACCTATCCGCACAAAAATAGGGAAAGAAGAAGGCGATATCGTACTGATCCGACTATTCCAAGAAGAAATTCCAGACAAGATTCCTCAGGAATTGATCGATTGTCTCAAAGATGACCCTGGCAAGTTAAAGTTATTTGAAATGCTTTCTACACCTGACCAGAAAAACTGGGTTAATTATATTTACAGCGTAGACGATATAGACGCCAGGTCCACCAGAATTATCAAGCTCTTAAATTCGCTGGGTAGCTAG
- a CDS encoding putative zinc-binding metallopeptidase, with the protein MKIFECGNCSHPLYFENGSCEKCGHLTGYHDTSLNMLTFDSSSSYLISDSNGKAFKYCQNKELGVCNWLIPQHEEHVFCTACELNRTIPDLTDSKNFPKWQKLEVAKHRLVYQLAKLGLKILPQESHPETGLCFDFISKQGDDEIMTGHANGVITILLSEADSVHREQMRKQMSEPYRTLIGHFRHEVGHYYWDRLVAINEKMLSEFRNLFGDDQQDYGQALNNYYQTGAPADWQQNFISQYASSHAWEDWAETWAHYLHIMDMAETAYYYGISVRPRVREKSLQGDFGFDPYREKDFDKIYKSWAPISFAINSLNRSMGVPDAYPFVVSQAVVDKMKFIHHLMPPG; encoded by the coding sequence ATGAAAATTTTTGAATGTGGTAATTGTTCACATCCCCTGTATTTCGAGAATGGGAGTTGCGAAAAGTGCGGGCATCTAACGGGGTATCATGATACCAGTTTGAATATGTTGACTTTTGATTCGTCCAGTTCTTATTTGATTTCGGATAGCAACGGAAAAGCGTTTAAATACTGCCAAAATAAGGAATTGGGTGTTTGTAACTGGCTGATTCCTCAGCATGAAGAACATGTATTCTGTACGGCCTGCGAGCTTAATCGAACAATTCCCGACTTAACCGACAGCAAAAATTTCCCCAAATGGCAGAAATTAGAGGTGGCGAAACATCGGTTGGTGTATCAGCTTGCAAAGCTTGGCTTGAAAATTCTGCCTCAAGAAAGTCATCCCGAAACAGGTCTTTGTTTCGATTTTATTTCCAAGCAGGGTGATGATGAGATAATGACGGGACATGCCAATGGTGTGATCACCATTCTCCTTTCAGAGGCGGATTCTGTGCACAGGGAACAGATGAGGAAGCAGATGTCGGAGCCTTACCGTACGCTAATAGGTCATTTTCGCCACGAAGTGGGGCATTATTATTGGGATAGGCTGGTAGCTATAAACGAGAAGATGCTCAGTGAATTTCGGAATCTTTTTGGTGATGACCAACAGGATTATGGGCAGGCTTTGAATAATTACTACCAGACTGGTGCACCCGCTGATTGGCAGCAAAATTTCATTAGCCAGTATGCCAGTTCGCATGCTTGGGAAGACTGGGCGGAAACTTGGGCGCATTATCTCCACATCATGGACATGGCTGAGACTGCGTACTACTATGGGATTTCTGTCAGACCCAGAGTGCGGGAAAAGAGCCTTCAGGGAGACTTTGGGTTTGATCCATACAGGGAAAAGGATTTCGATAAAATATATAAAAGCTGGGCTCCGATTTCCTTTGCCATCAATAGCCTAAACAGAAGTATGGGTGTGCCCGATGCGTATCCTTTTGTGGTGAGCCAGGCTGTTGTAGACAAAATGAAATTTATCCATCATTTGATGCCCCCAGGGTAG